A section of the Humulus lupulus chromosome 2, drHumLupu1.1, whole genome shotgun sequence genome encodes:
- the LOC133814287 gene encoding uncharacterized protein LOC133814287 has protein sequence MVGVDNEVLIIENNDEASVWTQKHEEIFIELMEEEVLKGNKNTTTFTKQSWKYIKEELCGRAKRNYSDMQLRNKYNQLKQKHKDFKSLLKETGMGYNLVTVEVSATDEVWDKLIRVNKSAKRFRKRGCKFYEKLFTIFGDTTATGSNAHPSTRSPSNDDDATSISPSTMNEESGFDEDGNKRRGKSTATSNSRSVKRAKFSLALANALATYNKTAKQKTELIERSMATSASHYLLDESVEALNQIDGISGEDKIFLNVARFNKDNLLDDSDDEFGEILLYFACEEYNQLYLSKQPCRNSALSGHEYVMEVLHGHWSRCYDLFRMNKDVFKLFCGVLKEKKLLKNSRYLSVEEQVAMFLFVIGHNERHCVVAERFQHSISTTSHYFRKVLKAICHLSKELITPPSFDVTPPQIRFDPRYYPFFKNCVGAIDETHISAHVPIDEQIPYRGRKVDTTQNVMCVCSFDMKFTYVVPGWEGSANDARILQECATNPDYGFPMPPQGKYYLVDSGYTNMPGFLSPYRGEMYHLGKYTDLNPIGKKSSSIIDTLT, from the exons ATGGTAGGCGTTGATAATGAAGTTCTTATTATTGAGAATAATGATGAGGCTTCTGTTTGGACTCAAAAGCATGAAGAAATTTTCATTGAACTTATGGAAGAAGAAGTCTTAAAGGGAAATAAGAATACCACAACCTTTACCAAGCAATCATGGAAATATATAAAGGAGGAGCTTTGTGGACGAGCAAAAAGAAATTATAGTGATATGCAACTAAGGAACAAATACAATCAATTAAAGCAAAAGCATAAGGATTTTAAGTCTTTACTGAAAGAGACTGGTATGGGATACAATTTAGTGACTGTAGAAGTTAGTGCGACAGATGAAGTTTGGGATAAACTTATTcgg GTTAACAAGTCTGCTAAAAGATTTAGAAAGAGAGGTTGTAAGTTTTATGAGAAATTATTCACTATCTTTGGTGATACTACTGCAACTGGTTCCAATGCTCATCCTTCAACTCGAAGTCCTTCTAATGATGATGATGCAACATCGATAAGTCCTTCTACTATGAATGAAGAAAGTGGTTTTGATGAGGATGGTAACAAAAGAAGAGGTAAATCAACAGCCACTTCGAACTCTCGATCAGTAAAAAGAGCAAAGTTCTCATTAGCTTTGGCAAATGCACTGGCAACATATAATAAAACTGCAAAGCAAAAGACAGAATTGATAGAGAGATCAATGGCAACATCTGCATCACATTACTTATTGGATGAGAGTGTTGAAGCTCTTAATCAAATTGATGGAATTAGTGGAGAA gataaaatatttttaaacgtTGCTCGGTTCAACAAGGATAATTTACTGGACGATTCAGATGATGAGTTTGGAGAGATTTTGCTATATTTTGCTTGCGAGGAATATAATCAATTATATCTATCTAAGCAACCTTGTAGAAATTCAGCTCTTTCAGGCCATGAATACGTTATGGAAGTATTGCACGGGCATTGGAGTAGGTGTTATGATTTGTTCAGAATGAACAAAGATGTCTTCAAATTATTTTGTGGTgttctaaaagaaaaaaaattattgaagaaCTCACGATATCTGTCTGTTGAAGAACAAGTGGCTATGTTCTTATTTGTGATTGGCCATAATGAACGACATTGTGTGGTTGCTGAACGATTTCAGCACTCCATCTCAACCACATCACATTATTTTAGGAAGGTTTTGAAGGCAATATGTCATCTATCCAAAGAACTAATTACTCCACCTTCATTTGATGTAACTCCTCCACAAATTCGATTCGATCCAAGATACTATCCATTTTTTAAG aatTGTGTTGGAGCTATAGATGAGACTCATATTTCTGCCCATGTTCCAATTGATGAACAAATACCATATCGAGGTCGAAAAGTGGATACAACTCAGAATGTTATGTGTGTATGTTCATTTGACATGAAGTTCACATACGTTGTTCCTGGATGGGAAGGATCAGCTAATGATGCACggattcttcaagaatgtgccacAAACCCAGATTACGGATTTCCAATGCCGCCCCAAG GAAAATATTATCTTGTTGATTCTGGCTATACAAACATGCCTGGTTTTCTTTCACCTTATCGAGGAGAAATGTATCATTTGGGCAAGTACACAGATCTTAATCCCATAGGCAAAAAGAGCTCTTCAATTATCGACACTCTTACTTGA